The DNA region ACACCACAAAAAACGAGGCCGCTCTCGACGAGGAGAGACGGTGCATGTACGTTGCCGTGACACGGGCCAAGGAACAGCTATATCTCAGCTATTTCAAAGAAACGCTAGGGTTTGGGTTCGGGGACCCAATCAAGAGAAAAAGCCGATTCCTCAACCTCCCCAAGGGCCTCGTCAAGGTGGCCGACACCAGTGTCGTCAGCACGCCAAACCTGCTCTCGTCGTTCCAGCAGAACATAAAGCTCAACATGGGCCCATTGGCGCTTGGCTCCGGCTTCCAGACGGCATCCCGGCTCACCGGCGTGTCGCGGTTGCCCGATGGAGCAGTCAAGATCTCCaagccaagaaaaaaacgGCTTGGCATGGGAAGACCACTACGGTTCacgaaaaaataaatgtaTTATGCACGCACAGGATACAGCAGTCTCGCCATGTACGCCTTGAACCCGCCGCGCAGAAGGATGTCGTACGTTTTCAGACGGCGCTCGTACTCGTCCGTGTGTTTTTCGTGCTCTTTGAGGGCCTCCAGGGCTTCGTGCCGGGCGACAAGCATGCGGCGGATTTTCCACTCGCGGATTGGCAGAATACACAGAACGCCAACAGCCGCAAAGCAGCCGCAAAATATCTGCGCCTTGATGAACGGCTTTGCGAGCGTCATGTCTCTGAGCTTCAGTGCTACCACCTCGCAAAACATGCAAAAAACACCCATCCAGAAATTTTCGTAGCTCCACGCGGAGGGAAACAGCTCCACGGGAACAGAGTCTGCCACTATTGGCTGGTTCAACGTGGAAGCCACGCCAAACGTGAGTCCGGAGAGAATAGCGTACGCATACACCACGCCGGCCGTCGTGGCGTTAATCCACATGGCAAAAAGCAGAATCACCATGTTGATGCTCAGCAGCACCGCTAGGTTCACACGGCCCGTGTAGTCGGCCGCGAAACCAATGATAAACCGGCCAATGGCTTGGCACCCGTTGAAGATCGCGGTCACGTGACTCCCTTGCGACGACGAGAGCCCCACAAACGTGCTGTACGCGGAGAGCGAGAAGAGCGCGACGATGTAGCAGGATAGTATCAGCACGAACCAGAGCGTGATGAAGTGGACCTGCGGCAATTTGACGACCTTGACGTTGAACAGCACGTAGAATCTGGTGACGATTTCGCGGCGGGTCCTGAGTCGCTGTGTTGGGATGCGATGCTTGAGCAGGCACGCCGCTAACGTGTTGCCTAGCACAGAGAAAAATGCCAGCATTCGCTGGGCCCACGCCGGGCTCCCTGTGCGGGATATAATTGCTTGTGAGGCCAGTGAGAAGACAACCCCAGCTACACCGCTAGCAGAGACAATAATCCCCGAGGCAAGGCCTCTTTTCTTGTCGAACCATTCTGGAAAAATGACAACTGCCGGGTTGAAAACGAACGCGAAGCCCAACCCTACGAGAATGCCTTGGGTCAGATACAGCTGCCACAATTTAGTGGAGAACGATGCCAGCAGATAGCCTGCGGTTTGCAAAATGACGCCCAGAAGCATGACCATTTTCATTCCTAGGATTGCAGACGCCATCTGTGCGAGCGGAGCGAGCGCCTGAGCGAGTGCTAGCACGATACTGCCTATCAGAGCGAAATCGGTGGCTGACGAGCCGGGGAAGCTCTGTACCTGGAGCCAGTGGTTGAGAAAGACGCCGTAGCAACCGTTGGCGCCCCACGTTGCGAACATCATTAAGAACACGCACGCGCAAATCACCCACGAGTAGCCAGAGTCGAGAGGCGGCAGTGGAGACTCTGTTTCAGGTTCCGGGGGCTGGGTGCTTTCTGAGCGGTTCGTGGCGATCCGAATCGCCTCGTTAAGATCTACCGTCTCACCTCTCTGCGTATCGGTCCGCGCCATTTCCTGGTCGTCTTCTCTGGCCTGCTCGACGATCTGGCGAACGCTGAGGATGCTTCTAGAAATCGAGGAGGCCAGCGACGTTGACGTCCTCGTTCTGGCCACTCGCGACCCATTGGAGTATGCATGAACGACGTTTGGAAGGCCCACGGACTGCTGGTCGTCTCGGATGTCGGAGTCGAgcgaggaaaaagagctaTTGTTCATAAGATGGAATTGGTTTCTACTGCCAAAACTGGTAATAGTCGATAAGGCtgaattttatttattttttgcgGTGTCAG from Ogataea parapolymorpha DL-1 chromosome V, whole genome shotgun sequence includes:
- a CDS encoding putative transporter ESBP6: MNNSSFSSLDSDIRDDQQSVGLPNVVHAYSNGSRVARTRTSTSLASSISRSILSVRQIVEQAREDDQEMARTDTQRGETVDLNEAIRIATNRSESTQPPEPETESPLPPLDSGYSWVICACVFLMMFATWGANGCYGVFLNHWLQVQSFPGSSATDFALIGSIVLALAQALAPLAQMASAILGMKMVMLLGVILQTAGYLLASFSTKLWQLYLTQGILVGLGFAFVFNPAVVIFPEWFDKKRGLASGIIVSASGVAGVVFSLASQAIISRTGSPAWAQRMLAFFSVLGNTLAACLLKHRIPTQRLRTRREIVTRFYVLFNVKVVKLPQVHFITLWFVLILSCYIVALFSLSAYSTFVGLSSSQGSHVTAIFNGCQAIGRFIIGFAADYTGRVNLAVLLSINMVILLFAMWINATTAGVVYAYAILSGLTFGVASTLNQPIVADSVPVELFPSAWSYENFWMGVFCMFCEVVALKLRDMTLAKPFIKAQIFCGCFAAVGVLCILPIREWKIRRMLVARHEALEALKEHEKHTDEYERRLKTYDILLRGGFKAYMARLLYPVRA